Proteins encoded within one genomic window of candidate division WOR-3 bacterium:
- a CDS encoding acyl-CoA dehydrogenase family protein: MEYFLSAEEQALKEKVRRIAEDIILPVRDELDKKAEFPREIIDRMAKEGLLRIFIPKEYGGTGARIMDMSIACEEVARVCAGVATAYAVGALGSGPIIYFASEEQKRKYLPKIASGELLCAFGLTEAQAGSDVANIQTTARREGDYYILNGVKQFISNGSIADVYVVLASTDRSRGARGISAFIVEKGMPGFEFGKHENKLGIRTSTTTELVFSDCKVPKENLMGKEGMGFIYTMRNFDRARPGVGAIGLGIAQGAYEAVLKFAAEKNLLGNQYIQRRIADMATEIEAARALIYAAARSIDAGIKNTTKPASFAKLFPSDIAMKITLEAIELMGPYGLLREYNVEKMLRDAKITQIYEGTNQIQRGQIALEIIKEIGYKKE; the protein is encoded by the coding sequence ATGGAATATTTTTTAAGTGCCGAAGAACAGGCATTAAAGGAAAAGGTACGGCGGATTGCCGAAGACATAATCCTGCCGGTTCGTGATGAACTGGATAAAAAGGCAGAATTTCCCCGGGAAATAATTGACCGGATGGCAAAAGAAGGGCTATTGCGGATCTTTATTCCCAAAGAATATGGAGGCACCGGAGCACGGATAATGGATATGAGCATCGCTTGTGAAGAAGTAGCAAGGGTCTGTGCAGGTGTTGCTACCGCTTATGCGGTAGGGGCTTTGGGCTCCGGTCCCATCATCTACTTCGCCTCCGAGGAACAGAAAAGGAAATATCTGCCCAAGATTGCCAGCGGCGAGCTCCTTTGTGCCTTCGGACTTACCGAAGCCCAGGCTGGTAGCGATGTAGCCAATATCCAGACCACAGCCCGAAGAGAGGGGGATTATTATATCCTTAATGGAGTGAAGCAATTCATCTCTAATGGAAGTATCGCCGATGTCTATGTCGTTTTGGCTTCCACTGACAGATCGCGGGGAGCCCGGGGAATATCGGCATTCATTGTAGAAAAAGGCATGCCTGGTTTTGAATTCGGTAAACATGAGAATAAACTGGGGATAAGGACATCAACAACTACTGAACTCGTTTTTTCCGATTGTAAAGTGCCTAAGGAAAATCTCATGGGCAAAGAGGGGATGGGATTTATTTATACAATGCGCAATTTTGACCGTGCCCGTCCCGGGGTCGGGGCTATTGGCTTGGGCATTGCCCAAGGTGCTTATGAAGCGGTCTTAAAATTTGCCGCGGAGAAAAATCTTCTCGGCAATCAATACATCCAGCGCCGCATTGCCGATATGGCCACCGAGATAGAAGCGGCGCGTGCTTTAATTTATGCTGCAGCCCGCTCCATCGATGCCGGAATAAAAAACACCACCAAACCTGCGTCCTTTGCCAAACTCTTCCCCTCTGATATCGCAATGAAAATAACCCTTGAAGCAATAGAATTGATGGGTCCTTATGGCCTGCTTCGAGAGTATAATGTAGAAAAAATGCTGCGCGATGCAAAGATCACCCAGATCTATGAAGGAACAAACCAGATTCAACGGGGTCAGATTGCCCTGGAGATCATAAAGGAAATCGGTTATAAAAAGGAGTAA
- the ychF gene encoding redox-regulated ATPase YchF has product MKIGIIGLPNVGKSSLFNLLTRADAQVAKFPFTTIERNVGVVIIPDERLDRIVETIKSPKKTYAHIDFVDIAGLIKGAAKGEGLGNKFLAHIRDVDLILHVLRCFRDPDIPHVDTEINPARDYDIVRSELFLADLEIVERRLEKIKKKFEAREEFETLSRIKADLEKGIRPTEKINDLPLLTVIPEIVVLNFDEDGKFKTDFPGYRISVKLEEDIQDFSDGERMELRKEAGLAPEGIQGLLKRCLDQLSMITFFTIKGEESRAWLIKSGTRVVDAAGKIHSDLKEGFIKAEILKYEDLLKAKSFAHAHELGLTKIEGKEYIVQDGDIVLIKFKV; this is encoded by the coding sequence ATGAAGATCGGCATCATCGGTTTACCCAATGTGGGAAAATCAAGTCTTTTTAATCTCCTAACCCGTGCTGATGCGCAGGTCGCAAAGTTTCCCTTTACCACGATTGAAAGAAATGTAGGAGTAGTGATAATCCCTGATGAACGGCTGGATCGCATCGTAGAAACGATCAAATCTCCTAAAAAGACCTATGCCCATATTGATTTTGTAGATATTGCAGGGCTGATAAAAGGGGCTGCAAAGGGAGAAGGACTGGGTAATAAGTTTTTAGCCCATATCCGGGATGTAGATTTGATTCTTCATGTATTAAGGTGTTTTAGGGACCCCGATATTCCTCATGTTGATACTGAAATCAATCCGGCGCGGGATTATGATATTGTGCGCAGCGAATTGTTTTTAGCCGATTTAGAAATCGTAGAACGGCGTCTGGAGAAGATAAAGAAGAAATTTGAAGCCCGGGAGGAGTTTGAGACATTGAGCCGGATAAAGGCGGACCTTGAAAAGGGCATAAGACCAACAGAAAAAATAAATGACCTTCCGTTGCTCACCGTGATCCCCGAGATCGTGGTTTTGAATTTTGACGAAGATGGTAAATTTAAAACTGATTTTCCTGGGTACCGTATTTCGGTGAAACTCGAAGAGGATATCCAGGATTTCAGCGATGGGGAAAGGATGGAGTTGCGAAAAGAAGCGGGTTTAGCCCCGGAAGGAATTCAGGGACTATTAAAAAGGTGTCTTGACCAATTGTCGATGATCACATTTTTTACTATCAAAGGTGAAGAGTCTCGTGCTTGGTTGATAAAATCCGGTACTCGGGTGGTGGATGCCGCGGGAAAGATTCATTCGGATTTAAAAGAAGGTTTTATTAAAGCCGAGATTTTAAAATACGAAGATTTATTGAAAGCCAAGAGTTTTGCCCACGCCCATGAGTTGGGTTTGACGAAGATTGAAGGGAAGGAATATATTGTTCAGGATGGGGATATTGTTTTGATAAAGTTTAAAGTTTAA
- a CDS encoding class I SAM-dependent methyltransferase produces MKDPRNLWDRFWSQKQIEAIYPPVTDIVQELIQFVNPAGKLILEPGAGTGRDGIRLAKLGARVFLLDYSEKSLKLAQSYLKTTGQEPSVQLVMADALHTPFRDGTFDVVFHQGLLEHFRDPNPLLKENYRILKKGGLLLIDVPQTFHIYTLIKNILMLFKLWFAGWERQFTIDSLERLLSKYDLEIIYYYGDWSRPGIVYKMIREIFLHLNIRLPMYPRYWNWLTRMFYELQNRLKKKRLFLYTVLSIGIIARKR; encoded by the coding sequence GTGAAAGATCCGCGCAATCTCTGGGATCGTTTCTGGTCCCAAAAACAAATAGAAGCAATTTATCCCCCAGTGACGGACATAGTCCAGGAATTGATCCAATTCGTCAATCCTGCAGGCAAGTTAATTCTTGAACCCGGTGCTGGCACTGGGCGAGATGGGATTAGACTCGCAAAGCTCGGTGCCCGGGTTTTTTTACTTGACTACTCTGAAAAGAGCTTAAAGCTTGCCCAGAGTTATTTAAAAACCACAGGGCAAGAACCATCTGTCCAGCTGGTTATGGCGGATGCCCTCCATACCCCATTTAGAGACGGAACCTTTGATGTGGTATTCCATCAGGGACTCCTTGAACATTTTAGAGACCCCAATCCCCTTTTGAAGGAAAATTATCGGATTTTAAAAAAAGGTGGGTTACTCTTAATCGATGTGCCCCAGACCTTTCATATTTATACCCTGATCAAAAATATCTTGATGCTTTTTAAATTATGGTTTGCCGGCTGGGAAAGGCAGTTTACGATCGATTCTCTGGAAAGACTATTAAGTAAATACGACTTAGAAATAATTTATTATTATGGTGACTGGTCCAGGCCTGGAATAGTTTACAAAATGATTAGAGAAATTTTTTTACATCTCAATATTCGACTTCCGATGTATCCCAGATATTGGAATTGGCTGACCAGGATGTTTTACGAACTTCAAAATCGCCTAAAGAAGAAACGACTTTTCCTTTACACTGTTCTTTCCATTGGAATAATCGCCCGTAAGAGATAA
- a CDS encoding acyl-CoA dehydrogenase family protein: MELTKEALLLQSEIRKFANEVIAEKVDEFDKQGAFPMENIKKLAEMGILGATIPETYGGCALDTLSLIVCLEEISKVCPSTALVLLTHNILFAYPIVKFGNDEHKKILPNLAGGELIGGFAEVATNELTVLAENDHFKISGKNPILLNGLANGPFLLFVESQGNINAFIIDEKIAGVVRNKKDNLVGMHAGGITEVIFDNSLIPFTNRLGDGKSGSSILAEIKNFAHLGFSALNLGIAEGAMENAVNYAKSRIQFGEPIVNFGMVREMIAEMKTKIEISRLLVYDAASMRDAQKDFVLPASIARYFSNQAVAKISTDAIQIYGGYGYMKDYPVERYFRDAQVSRVLCTTSIELKETIVSKTI; encoded by the coding sequence ATGGAATTGACCAAGGAAGCATTATTATTACAGAGTGAGATTAGAAAATTTGCCAATGAAGTTATTGCGGAAAAGGTCGATGAATTTGATAAACAAGGTGCCTTCCCGATGGAGAATATCAAAAAACTTGCCGAGATGGGCATCTTGGGAGCTACAATTCCTGAAACTTATGGGGGTTGTGCCCTTGATACATTATCCTTAATTGTATGCCTGGAAGAGATAAGTAAAGTCTGTCCTTCTACAGCACTGGTGTTATTGACCCACAACATACTTTTTGCCTATCCTATTGTGAAATTCGGCAACGATGAACATAAAAAGATATTACCCAATCTTGCTGGGGGTGAGCTCATCGGTGGTTTCGCAGAGGTGGCAACGAATGAATTAACGGTCTTGGCGGAGAATGACCATTTCAAAATCTCAGGCAAAAATCCAATCCTTCTCAATGGTTTGGCAAATGGTCCTTTTCTTTTATTTGTTGAATCCCAGGGTAATATAAATGCCTTTATTATCGATGAAAAAATTGCCGGTGTGGTGCGAAATAAAAAAGATAATCTTGTCGGCATGCACGCCGGAGGTATAACCGAAGTGATTTTTGACAATTCTCTTATCCCCTTCACCAATCGACTGGGGGACGGAAAATCCGGGAGTTCAATCCTCGCGGAGATAAAAAACTTTGCTCATTTGGGATTTTCGGCATTAAACTTAGGAATCGCAGAAGGTGCAATGGAAAACGCGGTCAATTATGCCAAGTCACGGATTCAATTTGGTGAGCCCATTGTCAATTTCGGCATGGTCCGGGAAATGATTGCTGAAATGAAAACTAAGATTGAAATAAGCCGGCTTCTTGTTTATGATGCGGCATCCATGCGAGATGCACAGAAAGATTTTGTTTTGCCTGCCAGTATTGCAAGATACTTCAGTAATCAGGCTGTTGCCAAGATATCTACTGATGCGATTCAAATCTATGGTGGGTACGGGTACATGAAGGATTACCCGGTGGAACGATATTTCCGTGATGCCCAAGTTTCACGGGTACTTTGTACTACAAGTATAGAACTAAAAGAAACCATTGTCTCAAAAACCATTTAG
- the rlmD gene encoding 23S rRNA (uracil(1939)-C(5))-methyltransferase RlmD, producing MPKIIDLKIEKMNLGGQGIGYLDGKVCFVDFVIPGEEIKAAMITEKKDYNVVKVIEVIRASPARIAPRCSVFKICGGCQLQHIDYPMQIELKKAMLIDTMRHIGRIQIDGLEVFCHEPWYYRNRTQLPVQKNGGFKMGYFKKGTHQVINHDFCYINQIEINRLVEILKTRIKDSKIEIYNEAEHRGNLRHVIIRRGTKTGEMLVTFVTKERNLPAKIYKGLTAEVKEIVGITQNINAKKTNRILGDEDITLVGRNFYTEHLSDKIFNIGPKSFFQINIPVFEMIIEKMKEEITGGTVLELYAGVGAIGISLAHLCNQVIAIEENPAAVSDGIKNAVLNNVTNINFIQGRAEDRINKVKDCDIIIMDPPRKGVDSRIINYFAKVKLRKIIYLSCHPATLARDVQLLLNQGFSIKKVYLFDMFPQTYHIETLVVLHR from the coding sequence ATGCCCAAGATCATTGATTTGAAGATTGAGAAGATGAATCTTGGTGGACAGGGTATCGGCTATCTGGACGGCAAGGTTTGTTTCGTGGATTTTGTGATTCCCGGCGAAGAGATCAAGGCCGCAATGATCACAGAAAAAAAGGATTACAATGTGGTAAAGGTTATTGAAGTTATTAGAGCATCACCCGCAAGGATTGCCCCCCGCTGTTCAGTCTTTAAGATTTGTGGAGGCTGCCAGTTGCAACATATTGACTACCCGATGCAAATAGAGTTGAAAAAGGCGATGCTTATTGATACTATGCGCCATATCGGTAGGATACAAATTGATGGGTTGGAGGTGTTCTGTCATGAACCATGGTATTATCGAAACCGAACCCAATTACCAGTGCAAAAAAATGGTGGATTTAAAATGGGCTATTTTAAAAAAGGGACCCATCAGGTAATAAATCATGACTTCTGTTATATCAATCAAATAGAGATAAATCGCCTTGTGGAGATTCTGAAAACAAGAATCAAGGATTCAAAGATTGAAATATATAACGAAGCAGAACACCGGGGGAATTTGCGCCATGTAATAATCCGCAGGGGAACCAAAACTGGTGAAATGTTGGTCACTTTTGTTACCAAAGAGCGGAACTTACCAGCAAAAATTTATAAGGGACTCACTGCGGAAGTCAAAGAGATCGTCGGGATAACCCAAAATATAAACGCAAAAAAGACGAACCGGATTCTGGGGGATGAGGATATCACCCTCGTTGGAAGAAATTTTTACACCGAACACCTCTCAGACAAAATCTTCAACATTGGTCCCAAATCTTTTTTTCAGATAAATATCCCGGTCTTTGAGATGATAATTGAAAAGATGAAAGAGGAAATTACAGGAGGCACTGTGTTGGAGCTCTATGCCGGGGTCGGGGCAATCGGTATATCCCTGGCTCATTTATGCAATCAGGTTATCGCCATTGAGGAAAACCCTGCTGCGGTTAGCGATGGCATTAAGAATGCCGTATTAAATAATGTCACTAACATCAACTTTATCCAGGGACGGGCAGAAGATAGAATCAACAAGGTAAAAGATTGTGATATTATAATCATGGATCCTCCCCGTAAAGGTGTAGATAGTAGGATAATCAATTATTTTGCTAAGGTGAAACTCCGTAAAATTATTTATCTCTCCTGTCATCCCGCCACCCTGGCTCGGGATGTCCAGTTGCTTTTAAATCAGGGATTTTCAATCAAAAAAGTATATTTGTTTGATATGTTCCCCCAGACCTACCATATTGAAACACTGGTGGTGTTACATAGATAA
- the hypE gene encoding hydrogenase expression/formation protein HypE encodes MEKDVITLSHGSGGLLTQRLIKETILKYFPDPVLKRLEDSAELMVKHRAIAFTTDSYVVNPIFFPGGDIGKLAICGTINDLAMKGAIPEFISFSLIIEEGLRFDELEKILKSAAQTAKKSGVRIVCGDTKVVERGKADKMFITTSGIGRIRKQLGKELICPGDRIIINGPIGDHGISIMNERLQLNLQGNLKSDCAPLNLVTNKIFAQGFDIHFMRDPTRGGVVSVLNEAIDDTEFGIIIYETELPIRSQVRGACEILGLDPLYIANEGKFIAFVKSVEAEKILRFMKRLPLCRQARIIGEVTQDLSGVWLKTSIGGMRPLLPLEAEGLPRIC; translated from the coding sequence ATGGAGAAGGATGTCATAACACTGAGCCACGGTTCTGGTGGTTTACTCACACAGCGTTTGATTAAGGAGACCATTCTCAAATATTTTCCCGATCCGGTATTAAAGAGACTGGAAGACTCTGCAGAATTGATGGTCAAACACCGCGCGATTGCTTTCACCACCGATTCTTATGTTGTAAATCCTATATTTTTTCCTGGTGGAGATATTGGCAAATTAGCTATCTGTGGCACAATCAATGATCTGGCGATGAAGGGTGCGATTCCAGAGTTTATCTCTTTTTCATTGATTATAGAAGAAGGCCTGCGTTTTGATGAATTAGAAAAAATATTGAAATCTGCAGCGCAGACGGCGAAGAAGTCCGGGGTTCGTATCGTGTGTGGTGATACCAAAGTGGTTGAAAGAGGAAAGGCTGATAAAATGTTTATTACAACCTCTGGAATCGGGAGGATAAGAAAGCAACTTGGTAAAGAACTAATCTGCCCCGGGGATCGAATAATTATCAATGGTCCAATCGGGGACCACGGAATTTCCATCATGAATGAACGACTCCAACTAAATCTGCAAGGAAATTTAAAGAGCGATTGTGCTCCGTTGAATCTTGTTACCAATAAAATTTTTGCCCAAGGTTTTGATATCCATTTTATGCGTGACCCGACCCGGGGTGGAGTGGTATCGGTATTGAATGAGGCGATTGATGATACTGAATTTGGCATCATTATTTATGAAACAGAACTTCCCATTAGATCTCAAGTCCGGGGCGCCTGTGAGATTCTGGGGCTTGATCCACTATACATAGCCAATGAGGGAAAATTCATCGCGTTTGTAAAATCGGTAGAGGCTGAAAAAATATTGCGTTTCATGAAAAGATTACCTTTGTGCCGGCAGGCACGGATTATCGGTGAGGTAACACAGGACTTATCCGGGGTCTGGTTAAAGACTTCTATCGGCGGAATGAGGCCACTTTTGCCGCTGGAAGCCGAAGGTTTACCGAGGATCTGTTGA